A single window of Coleofasciculus sp. FACHB-1120 DNA harbors:
- a CDS encoding CHASE3 domain-containing protein, translating into MALFETAQTNFRRRLTRAIALPFILMLALSGILFLQLNHLLSVTRWVDHTDRVIAQANYTQRLLLDMESGIRGYLVTGNPSFLAPYQASSLLIDPAFNDLRSLISDNPRQIQRLKELRAIYEQWNRYAPSQIARKQRSGDYQFSVFNTRRHLMDAMRVQLASFIETEEVLRDVRTDTAQKTTQLTIGSTLGLTVGLGSLLALFTNRQLIAVAKTYKHALAIAQEQTEALRRSAQRLEALHQIDRAILAAHSPAEVVRAALSRMQRLVPCQQAFVVLFHFETGIAHVIAGTVNGDFPFPEGATLQIDEFLPGFVLGQQRSYSVENATINRCPPAIKRMGEGQSNCMTIPLRVEENLLGELILSATEPTTFNPEHQEIAREVADQLAIAMQQAELREQLEQYNAQLEQRVSDRTVQLQEANAELEAFAYSVSHDLRAPLRAMQGFSSALLEDYGDSFDVIGQDYAQRIVTAAQRMDILIQDLLDYSRLSRTEIRLQPIHLEAVVIEVLAQLEPEVRQKQVQVAVESPLPQVVGHRTTLIQVLTNLLNNAMKFIAPGVQPQVRVWAEVRERGEAEEQGIVETRVETRAIASIAEESESHQPSANSQLWVRLWIEDNGIGIAPEHQQRIFRVFERLHGIESYPGTGIGLAIVRKGLERMGGYAGVESQANQGSRFWIDLPKARDEC; encoded by the coding sequence ATGGCGCTATTTGAGACTGCCCAAACCAACTTTCGCCGCAGGCTAACTCGTGCGATCGCGTTGCCGTTTATTTTGATGCTAGCGCTCTCCGGCATCTTATTTTTGCAGCTCAACCATCTACTTTCGGTGACGCGGTGGGTTGACCACACAGATCGAGTCATTGCTCAAGCAAACTATACTCAGAGATTGCTGTTAGATATGGAAAGCGGGATACGCGGGTATCTCGTCACCGGCAATCCGAGTTTTCTAGCGCCTTACCAAGCGTCAAGTTTGTTAATCGATCCTGCCTTTAATGACTTGCGTTCTTTAATTTCGGACAACCCGCGTCAAATTCAGCGCCTCAAAGAGTTGCGGGCAATTTATGAACAGTGGAATCGATATGCCCCCTCCCAGATCGCTCGGAAGCAGCGCAGTGGTGATTATCAATTCTCTGTGTTTAACACTCGTAGACATCTGATGGACGCGATGCGGGTTCAGCTTGCCTCGTTCATCGAAACCGAGGAGGTACTGCGGGATGTTCGCACCGACACCGCTCAAAAAACAACCCAACTGACAATTGGCAGCACTCTCGGCTTAACGGTTGGGTTGGGAAGCCTCCTGGCATTGTTCACCAACCGTCAGTTGATAGCAGTAGCAAAAACCTACAAACACGCCCTTGCAATCGCCCAAGAGCAAACAGAGGCACTGCGTCGATCTGCCCAACGGTTGGAAGCGTTGCATCAGATTGACCGGGCGATTCTGGCAGCACATTCACCCGCCGAAGTTGTCCGCGCGGCATTGTCGCGGATGCAGCGCTTGGTGCCTTGCCAACAGGCTTTTGTGGTGTTGTTTCACTTTGAAACTGGCATTGCCCACGTGATCGCCGGAACTGTTAACGGAGATTTTCCGTTCCCAGAAGGCGCTACGCTCCAAATTGACGAGTTCCTGCCTGGATTTGTCTTAGGGCAACAGAGATCCTATTCTGTAGAGAACGCGACAATCAATCGTTGTCCGCCTGCCATAAAGCGAATGGGGGAAGGGCAAAGTAACTGCATGACTATACCCCTGCGGGTCGAAGAAAATCTGCTCGGCGAACTGATTCTGAGTGCCACGGAACCGACAACGTTTAATCCCGAACACCAAGAGATTGCCAGGGAGGTCGCCGACCAACTTGCGATCGCGATGCAGCAAGCTGAGTTACGAGAACAACTCGAACAGTACAATGCACAACTGGAGCAGCGCGTCAGCGATCGCACTGTCCAATTGCAGGAAGCCAATGCTGAATTGGAGGCGTTTGCCTATTCCGTTTCTCACGACCTCCGTGCGCCATTGCGTGCCATGCAGGGTTTTAGTTCCGCTTTGTTAGAAGATTATGGCGACTCCTTCGATGTCATCGGGCAAGACTATGCCCAGCGCATCGTTACGGCTGCCCAGCGCATGGATATCTTAATCCAGGATCTGCTCGACTATAGCCGCCTCAGCCGCACGGAGATCCGTCTCCAGCCGATTCACCTAGAAGCGGTGGTGATAGAAGTCCTCGCTCAACTAGAGCCAGAAGTGCGCCAAAAACAAGTCCAGGTGGCAGTAGAATCCCCGCTGCCTCAAGTCGTCGGGCATCGCACCACTTTGATTCAAGTCTTGACAAATTTGCTAAATAATGCAATGAAATTTATCGCTCCTGGAGTCCAACCGCAGGTGCGAGTCTGGGCAGAAGTTAGGGAGAGAGGGGAAGCCGAGGAACAGGGTATTGTAGAGACAAGGGTAGAAACAAGAGCGATCGCGTCTATAGCTGAAGAGTCAGAGAGTCATCAACCTTCAGCAAATTCCCAATTGTGGGTACGCTTGTGGATAGAAGACAACGGCATCGGCATTGCTCCAGAACATCAACAACGCATTTTTCGCGTCTTCGAGCGTTTACACGGAATTGAAAGTTACCCCGGCACTGGCATTGGGTTGGCAATTGTGCGTAAAGGATTAGAACGCATGGGAGGTTATGCCGGAGTCGAGTCGCAAGCTAATCAGGGAAGCAGATTTTGGATAGACCTGCCCAAGGCTAGAGACGAATGTTGA